A stretch of Mus musculus strain C57BL/6J chromosome 19, GRCm38.p6 C57BL/6J DNA encodes these proteins:
- the Cdc37l1 gene encoding hsp90 co-chaperone Cdc37-like 1 isoform 3 (isoform 3 is encoded by transcript variant 3), with protein sequence MEQPWPPPGPWSFPRTGGETEEESDLDVSPSSSHYSPVPDGGAQMYSHGIELACQKQKEFVKSSVACKWNLAEAQQKLGSLALHNSESLDQEHAKAQTAVSELRQREEEWRQKEEALVQRERMCLWNMDAISKDVFNKSFINQDKRKTEEEDKSQSFMQKYEQKIRHFGMLSRWDDSQRFLSDHPHLVCEETAKYLILWCFHLEAEQKGALMEQIAHQAVVMQFIMEMAKNCNVDPRGCFRLFFQKAKAEEEGYFEAFKNELEAFKSRVRLYAQSQSLQPVTVQNHVPHSGVGCIGSLESLPQAPRF encoded by the exons ATGGAGCAGCCGTGGCCGCCACCGGGCCCCTGGAGCTTCCCGAGGACTGGCGGGGAAACCGAGGAGGAGAGTGACTTAGACGTGTCCCCCTCTTCGTCCCACTACTCTCCGGTACCGGACGGCGGCGCCCAG ATGTATAGCCACGGGATTGAGCTGGCTTGCCAAAAGCAGAAAGAATTTGTGAAGAGCTCTGTTGCATGTAAATGGAATCTTGCTGAAGCCCAGCAGAAACTTGGCAGCTTAGCACTGCATAACTCTGAGTCCTTGGATCAGGAACACGCCAAAGCACAGACCGCGGTGTCAGAACTGAGGCAGCGGGAAGAAGAGTGGCGACAGAAAGAAGAGGCTCTGGTCCAAAGAGAGAGGATGTGTCTCTGGAACATGGATGCCATTAGCAAGGATGTTTTTAATAAG AGTTTTATTAatcaagataaaagaaaaacagaagaggaagatAAATCACAATCATTTATGCAGAAATATGAGCAAAAAATCAGACATTTTG GTATGTTGAGTCGCTGGGATGACAGTCAGAGGTTTTTGTCTGACCACCCACACCTCGTATGTGAAGAGACTGCTAAATATCTTATTTTATGGTGTTTCCACCTAGAAGCTGAGCAG AAAGGCGCTCTAATGGAACAGATAGCACACCAAGCTGTGGTAATGCAGTTTATTATGGAAATGGCCAAAAACTGCAATGTGGATCCAAGAGGCTGTTTTcgtttgtttttccagaaagcCAAA GCGGAGGAAGAAGGTTATTTTGAAGCATTCAAAAATGAACTTGAAGCTTTCAAGTCAAGAGTAAGACTTTACGCTCAATCACAAAGCTTGCAGCCTGTGACAGTTCAGAATCATGTCCCCCATTCTGGTGTTGGATGCATAGGCTCCTTAGAATCCTTACCACAG GCTCCAAGATTTTAA
- the Cdc37l1 gene encoding hsp90 co-chaperone Cdc37-like 1 isoform 5 (isoform 5 is encoded by transcript variant 5), whose product MEQPWPPPGPWSFPRTGGETEEESDLDVSPSSSHYSPVPDGGAQMYSHGIELACQKQKEFVKSSVACKWNLAEAQQKLGSLALHNSESLDQEHAKAQTAVSELRQREEEWRQKEEALVQRERMCLWNMDAISKDVFNKSFINQDKRKTEEEDKSQSFMQKYEQKIRHFGMLSRWDDSQRFLSDHPHLVCEETAKYLILWCFHLEAEQKGALMEQIAHQAVVMQFIMEMAKNCNVDPRGCFRLFFQKAKAEEEGYFEAFKNELEAFKSRVRLYAQSQSLQPVTVQNHVPHSGVGCIGSLESLPQCSIGKRMKSGPQNPGICFSEPP is encoded by the exons ATGGAGCAGCCGTGGCCGCCACCGGGCCCCTGGAGCTTCCCGAGGACTGGCGGGGAAACCGAGGAGGAGAGTGACTTAGACGTGTCCCCCTCTTCGTCCCACTACTCTCCGGTACCGGACGGCGGCGCCCAG ATGTATAGCCACGGGATTGAGCTGGCTTGCCAAAAGCAGAAAGAATTTGTGAAGAGCTCTGTTGCATGTAAATGGAATCTTGCTGAAGCCCAGCAGAAACTTGGCAGCTTAGCACTGCATAACTCTGAGTCCTTGGATCAGGAACACGCCAAAGCACAGACCGCGGTGTCAGAACTGAGGCAGCGGGAAGAAGAGTGGCGACAGAAAGAAGAGGCTCTGGTCCAAAGAGAGAGGATGTGTCTCTGGAACATGGATGCCATTAGCAAGGATGTTTTTAATAAG AGTTTTATTAatcaagataaaagaaaaacagaagaggaagatAAATCACAATCATTTATGCAGAAATATGAGCAAAAAATCAGACATTTTG GTATGTTGAGTCGCTGGGATGACAGTCAGAGGTTTTTGTCTGACCACCCACACCTCGTATGTGAAGAGACTGCTAAATATCTTATTTTATGGTGTTTCCACCTAGAAGCTGAGCAG AAAGGCGCTCTAATGGAACAGATAGCACACCAAGCTGTGGTAATGCAGTTTATTATGGAAATGGCCAAAAACTGCAATGTGGATCCAAGAGGCTGTTTTcgtttgtttttccagaaagcCAAA GCGGAGGAAGAAGGTTATTTTGAAGCATTCAAAAATGAACTTGAAGCTTTCAAGTCAAGAGTAAGACTTTACGCTCAATCACAAAGCTTGCAGCCTGTGACAGTTCAGAATCATGTCCCCCATTCTGGTGTTGGATGCATAGGCTCCTTAGAATCCTTACCACAG
- the Cdc37l1 gene encoding hsp90 co-chaperone Cdc37-like 1 isoform 4 (isoform 4 is encoded by transcript variant 4): MEQPWPPPGPWSFPRTGGETEEESDLDVSPSSSHYSPVPDGGAQMYSHGIELACQKQKEFVKSSVACKWNLAEAQQKLGSLALHNSESLDQEHAKAQTAVSELRQREEEWRQKEEALVQRERMCLWNMDAISKDVFNKSFINQDKRKTEEEDKSQSFMQKYEQKIRHFGMLSRWDDSQRFLSDHPHLVCEETAKYLILWCFHLEAEQKGALMEQIAHQAVVMQFIMEMAKNCNVDPRGCFRLFFQKAKAEEEGYFEAFKNELEAFKSRVRLYAQSQSLQPVTVQNHVPHSGVGCIGSLESLPQFFRFRSVWTPQFHFLS, from the exons ATGGAGCAGCCGTGGCCGCCACCGGGCCCCTGGAGCTTCCCGAGGACTGGCGGGGAAACCGAGGAGGAGAGTGACTTAGACGTGTCCCCCTCTTCGTCCCACTACTCTCCGGTACCGGACGGCGGCGCCCAG ATGTATAGCCACGGGATTGAGCTGGCTTGCCAAAAGCAGAAAGAATTTGTGAAGAGCTCTGTTGCATGTAAATGGAATCTTGCTGAAGCCCAGCAGAAACTTGGCAGCTTAGCACTGCATAACTCTGAGTCCTTGGATCAGGAACACGCCAAAGCACAGACCGCGGTGTCAGAACTGAGGCAGCGGGAAGAAGAGTGGCGACAGAAAGAAGAGGCTCTGGTCCAAAGAGAGAGGATGTGTCTCTGGAACATGGATGCCATTAGCAAGGATGTTTTTAATAAG AGTTTTATTAatcaagataaaagaaaaacagaagaggaagatAAATCACAATCATTTATGCAGAAATATGAGCAAAAAATCAGACATTTTG GTATGTTGAGTCGCTGGGATGACAGTCAGAGGTTTTTGTCTGACCACCCACACCTCGTATGTGAAGAGACTGCTAAATATCTTATTTTATGGTGTTTCCACCTAGAAGCTGAGCAG AAAGGCGCTCTAATGGAACAGATAGCACACCAAGCTGTGGTAATGCAGTTTATTATGGAAATGGCCAAAAACTGCAATGTGGATCCAAGAGGCTGTTTTcgtttgtttttccagaaagcCAAA GCGGAGGAAGAAGGTTATTTTGAAGCATTCAAAAATGAACTTGAAGCTTTCAAGTCAAGAGTAAGACTTTACGCTCAATCACAAAGCTTGCAGCCTGTGACAGTTCAGAATCATGTCCCCCATTCTGGTGTTGGATGCATAGGCTCCTTAGAATCCTTACCACAG
- the Cdc37l1 gene encoding hsp90 co-chaperone Cdc37-like 1 isoform 1 (isoform 1 is encoded by transcript variant 1), whose amino-acid sequence MEQPWPPPGPWSFPRTGGETEEESDLDVSPSSSHYSPVPDGGAQMYSHGIELACQKQKEFVKSSVACKWNLAEAQQKLGSLALHNSESLDQEHAKAQTAVSELRQREEEWRQKEEALVQRERMCLWNMDAISKDVFNKSFINQDKRKTEEEDKSQSFMQKYEQKIRHFGMLSRWDDSQRFLSDHPHLVCEETAKYLILWCFHLEAEQKGALMEQIAHQAVVMQFIMEMAKNCNVDPRGCFRLFFQKAKAEEEGYFEAFKNELEAFKSRVRLYAQSQSLQPVTVQNHVPHSGVGCIGSLESLPQNPDSLQCCTPAPLCSVDSVVHKEDDDRMMDTV is encoded by the exons ATGGAGCAGCCGTGGCCGCCACCGGGCCCCTGGAGCTTCCCGAGGACTGGCGGGGAAACCGAGGAGGAGAGTGACTTAGACGTGTCCCCCTCTTCGTCCCACTACTCTCCGGTACCGGACGGCGGCGCCCAG ATGTATAGCCACGGGATTGAGCTGGCTTGCCAAAAGCAGAAAGAATTTGTGAAGAGCTCTGTTGCATGTAAATGGAATCTTGCTGAAGCCCAGCAGAAACTTGGCAGCTTAGCACTGCATAACTCTGAGTCCTTGGATCAGGAACACGCCAAAGCACAGACCGCGGTGTCAGAACTGAGGCAGCGGGAAGAAGAGTGGCGACAGAAAGAAGAGGCTCTGGTCCAAAGAGAGAGGATGTGTCTCTGGAACATGGATGCCATTAGCAAGGATGTTTTTAATAAG AGTTTTATTAatcaagataaaagaaaaacagaagaggaagatAAATCACAATCATTTATGCAGAAATATGAGCAAAAAATCAGACATTTTG GTATGTTGAGTCGCTGGGATGACAGTCAGAGGTTTTTGTCTGACCACCCACACCTCGTATGTGAAGAGACTGCTAAATATCTTATTTTATGGTGTTTCCACCTAGAAGCTGAGCAG AAAGGCGCTCTAATGGAACAGATAGCACACCAAGCTGTGGTAATGCAGTTTATTATGGAAATGGCCAAAAACTGCAATGTGGATCCAAGAGGCTGTTTTcgtttgtttttccagaaagcCAAA GCGGAGGAAGAAGGTTATTTTGAAGCATTCAAAAATGAACTTGAAGCTTTCAAGTCAAGAGTAAGACTTTACGCTCAATCACAAAGCTTGCAGCCTGTGACAGTTCAGAATCATGTCCCCCATTCTGGTGTTGGATGCATAGGCTCCTTAGAATCCTTACCACAG
- the Cdc37l1 gene encoding hsp90 co-chaperone Cdc37-like 1 isoform 2 (isoform 2 is encoded by transcript variant 2), translating to MEQPWPPPGPWSFPRTGGETEEESDLDVSPSSSHYSPVPDGGAQMYSHGIELACQKQKEFVKSSVACKWNLAEAQQKLGSLALHNSESLDQEHAKAQTAVSELRQREEEWRQKEEALVQRERMCLWNMDAISKDVFNKSFINQDKRKTEEEDKSQSFMQKYEQKIRHFGMLSRWDDSQRFLSDHPHLVCEETAKYLILWCFHLEAEQKGALMEQIAHQAVVMQFIMEMAKNCNVDPRGCFRLFFQKAKAEEEGYFEAFKNELEAFKSRVRLYAQSQSLQPVTVQNHVPHSGVGCIGSLESLPQFSFLEAHRN from the exons ATGGAGCAGCCGTGGCCGCCACCGGGCCCCTGGAGCTTCCCGAGGACTGGCGGGGAAACCGAGGAGGAGAGTGACTTAGACGTGTCCCCCTCTTCGTCCCACTACTCTCCGGTACCGGACGGCGGCGCCCAG ATGTATAGCCACGGGATTGAGCTGGCTTGCCAAAAGCAGAAAGAATTTGTGAAGAGCTCTGTTGCATGTAAATGGAATCTTGCTGAAGCCCAGCAGAAACTTGGCAGCTTAGCACTGCATAACTCTGAGTCCTTGGATCAGGAACACGCCAAAGCACAGACCGCGGTGTCAGAACTGAGGCAGCGGGAAGAAGAGTGGCGACAGAAAGAAGAGGCTCTGGTCCAAAGAGAGAGGATGTGTCTCTGGAACATGGATGCCATTAGCAAGGATGTTTTTAATAAG AGTTTTATTAatcaagataaaagaaaaacagaagaggaagatAAATCACAATCATTTATGCAGAAATATGAGCAAAAAATCAGACATTTTG GTATGTTGAGTCGCTGGGATGACAGTCAGAGGTTTTTGTCTGACCACCCACACCTCGTATGTGAAGAGACTGCTAAATATCTTATTTTATGGTGTTTCCACCTAGAAGCTGAGCAG AAAGGCGCTCTAATGGAACAGATAGCACACCAAGCTGTGGTAATGCAGTTTATTATGGAAATGGCCAAAAACTGCAATGTGGATCCAAGAGGCTGTTTTcgtttgtttttccagaaagcCAAA GCGGAGGAAGAAGGTTATTTTGAAGCATTCAAAAATGAACTTGAAGCTTTCAAGTCAAGAGTAAGACTTTACGCTCAATCACAAAGCTTGCAGCCTGTGACAGTTCAGAATCATGTCCCCCATTCTGGTGTTGGATGCATAGGCTCCTTAGAATCCTTACCACAG